Genomic segment of Deltaproteobacteria bacterium:
CACTCGCCCTTGCTGAACTCGACGGGAATCCCCGACGCCTCGAGGTTGCGGCGGATCGCGCCGACCAGCGGCTCGGTCTTGGTGCCCTGCAGGATGTGGTAGTCCTCGACGTACTCGCCGAAGGTCGCAAGTCCCTGGTAGCCCTTGGCGCTCGCGCTCGCGTAGCTCTCGCGGAATGCGAAGAACTCCAGCTCCGAGGCGCCGAGCGCGAGGAAGCCGAGCTCGCGGGCGCGCGCGAGCTGGCGGCGCAGGATGGTTCGCGGCGCGACGTCGACCGGCGCGCCGCTTCGCTCGTCGAACACGTCGCAGACCACGATCGCGCTCTTCTCGAGCCAGCTCGCGCGGCGCAGGCTGGCCCAGTCGACCTTGCAGAGCACGTCGCCGTAGCCCTTCTCCCAGCTCGTGAACGCGTAGCCCTGGACCGGGTCCATCTCCATGTCGCAGGCGAGCAGGTAGTCGCAGACGTGCATGCCGTGCTCGGCGGTCTCTTCCAGGAAGTACGCGCCGGTGATCCGCTTGCCGACCAGCCGCCCGTACATGTCGGGCACGACCGTGACGACGGTCTCGATCTCGCCGTTGTGCACCAGCTCCTCGAGCTCGGCCCGCGAGAGCCGGCCGGAGACGCGCGATCCGTGCTTGGCCATGGCTGATCTTTACCCGATCGACGCGGGCCTGCCATCATGCCGGCATGACACCAGAGTTCCTCGGACCGACCTCGCGCTATTTCTGGTCGCACCGGCTGCGGCTGCACTACGTGGACTGGGGCAACGAGAGCGCTCCGCCGCTGCTGCTCGTGCACGGCGGCCGCGACCACTGCCGCAACTGGGACTGGGTGGCCGAGCGGCTGCGCCGCGACTGGCACGTGCTCGCGCCGGATCTTCGGGGTCACGGCGATTCGGCCTGGGTCACCGGCGCGAACTACGGAATGATCGACTACGTCTACGACCTGGCGCAGCTCGTGCACCAGAAGAAGCTCGCGCCGATCACGATCGTCTCGCACTCGCTCGGCGGCTCGATCAGCCTGTCCTACACAGGAATCTACCCCGAGAGCGTGGCGAAGCTGGTGGCGATCGAGGGCCTGGGCCCGCCGCCGGCGATGATCGCCGCGCGCGCGAAGCTGCACGTCCACCGGCGCATGACGGAGTGGATCGACCAGATGCGCGCGCTCTCCGGCCGCTCGCCGCGCAAGTACGCGTCGATCGAAGAGGCGTTCACGCGCATGCAGTCCGAAAACCCCAAGCTCTCGCCCGAGCAGGCGCGGCACCTGACGGTGCACGGCGTGAACCAGAACGAGGACGGCAGCTACAGCTGGAAGTTCGACAACTACGTGCGCGCGTTCTCGCCCTACTCGTTCAACGCCGACGAGGCGCGCGAGCTCTGGGGCCGGATCACCTGTCCGACGCTGCTGATCCGCGGAACGGAGAGCTGGGCGAGCGACCCGGTGAAGGACGGCCGCGCCAGTCACTTCCGCAACGCCAAGGTGGTGAACGTCGAGAAGGCGGGTCACTGGGTGCACCACGATCAGCTCGAGAAGTTCCTCGAGGTGCTCGGGGAGTTCCTCGCGGCATGAGCGACGCCGCCGCGGCGCTGCGGCAGCTCTGGTCGCTCGCGGGCGGCGATCCGGACGCGCTTTCGCGGATGAGCCTGGCCGGCGGCGACCCGGTGCTGCCGTCGTCGTTCCGGATCGCGACCGCGGCGCAGGCTTCGATCGCCGCCGCGGGGCTCGCGGCGGCGGAGCTGTGGCGGCTGCGGACCGGGCGCGCGCAAGCCGTGACTGTCGACGCGCGCGCGGCCGCGATCGAGTTCCGCAGCGAGCGCTACCTGCGCGTCGAGGGTCGCGCGCCCGCCGCGCTCTGGGATCCGATCGCCGGGCTGTACCGGACGCGCGACGGCGGCACGGTGCGCCTGCACACGAACTTCGCGCACCACCGCGCGCGCGTGATCGCGCTGCTCGGCTGCGCGGACGACCGCGAGGCCGTGCAGCAGGCGCTCTCCAGCTGGGACGCGGAGAAGTTCGAGAGCGAGGCGAGCGCCGCGGGCTGCGTCGTCGCGATGCTGCGAGAGCACGAGACGTGGTCGCGGCACCCGCAGGCGCGCGCGCTCGAGGCCCTGCCCGTCTTCACGATCGAGCGGATTGGCGACGCGGCGCCGCGGGCGCTCGGCGCGGGCGAGCGGCCGCTCTCGGGACTGCGCGTGCTCGACCTGACGCGGGTGATCGCCGGGCCGGTCTGCGGCCGCACGCTCGCCGCGCACGGCGCGGACGTGCTGCGCATCGCGTCGCCAGCGCTCCCGTCGATCGAGTGGCTGGTGATCGACTCCGGGCGCGGCAAGCGCTCCGCGTTCGTCGATCTCGAGACCGCCGACGGACGTGCGTCGCTCTCGCGCCTGCTCGAGCGCGCGGACGTCTTCGCGCAGGGCTACCGGCCGGGCGCGATCGCGCGGCACGGCTTCTCGCCCGAGGACGCGGCGCGGATCCGACCCGGAATCGTGTACGTCTCGCTCTCGGCCTACGGCCACGTCGGGCCGTGGTCGGAAAAGCGCGGCTTCGACTCGCTGGTGCAGACCGCCACCGGCTTCAATTGCGACGAGGGCCGCGCCGCGGGAATCGACGGGCCGAAGGAGCTTCCCGCGCAGGCGCTCGACCACGCCTCCGGGCAGCTCATGGCGTTCGGCGCGCTGATGGCGCGGCTGCGCCAGGCACGCGAGGGCGGGAGCTGGCACGTGCGCGTGTCGCTGGCGCAGACGGGCGGCTGGATCCGCAGCCTGGGCCGCGTCGACGGCGGGCTCGGCGCGCGCGACCTGGCGCTCGAAGACGTCGCCGATCGCATCGACGAGAGCGACGCCGCGTTCGGCCGGCTTCGCGCCGTGCGCCACGCAGCCGAGCTCTCGGAGACCCCGCCGCGCTACGCGCGTCCGGCCGCGAAGCTCGGCACGCACGAACCGATATGGGAGGACGAGTCATGAGCGAGAAATACCTGCTCGAAGGCATCCGCGTCGTGGAGCTCGCGACGTTCGTGTTCGCGCCCGCGGCCGGCACGATCCTGGGCGACTTCGGCGCCGAGGTCGTGCACATCGAGCACCCGCAGATCGGCGACGCGTACCGCTACCTGCCGCAGCTGAAGCCGCTGCCAGAGTGCGACGAGAACTACTGCTGGATCCTGACCTCGCGCGGCAAGAAGTCGATCGCGCTCGACGTGCGGCGCCCCGAGGGCCGCGCGGTCGCGATGGACCTGGTGCGCGGCGCGGACGTGTTCATCACCAACCTGCACCCGTCGGTGCTGGCCAAGCTCGGCATGCGCTACGAGGACGTCGCGCCCGCGAACCCGCGCCTGATCTACGCGCACGCGACCGGCTACGGCGACGCGGGCGAAGAGGTCGAGAAGCCCGGCTACGACGCGACCGCCTGGTGGGCGCGCTCGGGCCTGATGGACTCCGTGCGCCCGGGCGGCGGCGACTTCGGCTTCGCGACCGCGGGAATGGGCGACAACCCCAGCGCCGCGGCGCTCTTCGGCGCGATCGCCCTCGCGCTCTTCGACCGCGAGCGCACCGGCCGCGGCCGCCGCGTGCGCACGTCGCTGATCGCAAACGGCGCATGGTCGAACTCACTCCTCATCCAAGCCGCGCTCTGCGGCGGCAAGACCTACCAGGTGCCGCCGCGCTCGCAGTCACTGAACGCCCTGGTCAACAGCTACGTCTGCGCCGACGACCGCGGCCTGTATCTGGCCATGGTGCAAGAAGCCGTCGAGTGGTCGCGCTTAACCGACGCGATCGGCCGGCCCGACCTGCGCAGCGACCCGCGCTTCGCCGAGCTCGCCCCGCGCCGCGCGAACGCCCCCGCCCTGGTCGAAATCCTCGACCCGATCTTCGCCGCGCACCCCCTCTCGCACTGGCGCGCCGAGCTCGACCGCCACGGCGTCACGTTCGGCATCATCGCCCGAATCGACGACCTGCCCGACGACCCGCAGATGATCGCAAACGGCGTCTTCCGCCCCGTCGTCGGCCCGGGAGTCCGCCCCGGCCTGCGCACCGTCGACAGCCCCATCCACCTCGACGGCGCCCCCAAACGCCCCGCCACCCGCGCCCCCGAAATCGGCGAGCACGGGCGAGAGCTGCTCACGCGGCTCGGATATTCGCGCGAGCGGATCGACGCGCTGGTGCGCGACGGGGTGCTGCGGGAGCCAACCGCGAGCTAGCGGCGCTTGTCGGACTGGCCGATCGCTGCGCCCAGGAAGCCGGCCCGCCGGGTCGACGGCCTGTCGGCTCGACGTGACCTGCGTCGAGTCACTTTCCCCGGATCGCTCGCACAGCACGCCCGGCCCGAATCTGCCCCGCAAGCAAGCTCCGGTAACTGTTACCAGAGATCGATGGCGGAAGAGAACCCAGGAAGGACGAGAACCTGGTTGACCTTCCGGCCACCGCGCGAAACGATATCAACGCGCTCGGCCAGGGGGCCGGGTGCCGGACAATACTTGTTGGGCAGCCGCGGAGGCTTCATGCGAACCCGAAGAGTCGACACCGCCCACTTCGCCGGCATCGCGCTCGCATTTTGCATTCTCGCAGCCGTGGTCATGACTTCCTGCGCGACAGCCGGTGGCTACGAGAAGATGCTCAACTCGTGGGTCGGCGCTGACGTCTCAAGGTTGATCGAATCGTGGGGCCCGCCGAGCAGCACCTACCCACTTCCGGACGGGCGCACGATGTACACATGGGACTCCCACGGCGGCGCCGTCGCTGTACCTGTGGGCAATATGGCGGTGGCCGTACCTCGCACATGCAAGACGACCTTCACCGTCGATGAATCAAGAACCATCCTCTCATGGCGATACGAAGGCAACATGTGCAAGCAGTAGTCACTGGATCAGAGCGTGCCGTTACGCTCCACCTCCTTTGTCCCATTGAAAGAGCGCTGCCCAACAAGGCGCTGCAGCTGACCGTCAAGGGCCGCGCTCCGATCGGCCGTAGTAGGGTCTGGCAACGAACATCGGTGCTCCGGTCCGCCACGGTGGCGGCCCTTGCCGGCAGCTGAGCGCCGATCCGTTAGCCGGATGAGGGGTTCATGGCTGGGAACCACCTCGAGTCCCTCGTCGCCGAGTGGCACGAGTTCCAAGGCTACTTCGTGCGTCGGAACATCCAAGTCGGGAAGCGACCCGCTGGCGGCTACGAGTGCGAACTCGATGTGGTGGCTTTTCATCCGGGTCTGAAGCGGCTCGTACACATCGAACCGTCTCTCGATGCGTCGAGCTGGGCCGTCCGGGAGCAGCGCTACGCCAAGAAGTTCGCGGCAGGGCGCAAGTACATTCCTGCGCTGTTCGACGGCGTTGATGTCCCGTCAGAGATCGACCAGATAGGTCTCTTCGTCTACGGGGGAGGGGAGTCCGGAAGACCGCTTTCTGGTGGTCGCGTCTTGTTCGCACGCGACTTCCTGATTGAGATCAGGTCCGGCCTTGTGGGCCGCCGCTTAGCCAAGGCGGCAGTTCCAGAGGAGTTTCCGCTGCTGCGCACCCTTCAGTTTGCCGTCGAGTTCTGGGATCCGAAGGCAACCGGCTAACACCTATCAGGCCCGGTGGCGTCAAGTGACGGAGACCGTCCGTCCGGCAGCGTGGCGATGCGCCGTCGGTGAGTTCGCGATCGCGTGTTTCTCTTCGCGGC
This window contains:
- a CDS encoding alpha/beta hydrolase, with protein sequence MTPEFLGPTSRYFWSHRLRLHYVDWGNESAPPLLLVHGGRDHCRNWDWVAERLRRDWHVLAPDLRGHGDSAWVTGANYGMIDYVYDLAQLVHQKKLAPITIVSHSLGGSISLSYTGIYPESVAKLVAIEGLGPPPAMIAARAKLHVHRRMTEWIDQMRALSGRSPRKYASIEEAFTRMQSENPKLSPEQARHLTVHGVNQNEDGSYSWKFDNYVRAFSPYSFNADEARELWGRITCPTLLIRGTESWASDPVKDGRASHFRNAKVVNVEKAGHWVHHDQLEKFLEVLGEFLAA
- a CDS encoding CoA transferase, producing MGGRVMSEKYLLEGIRVVELATFVFAPAAGTILGDFGAEVVHIEHPQIGDAYRYLPQLKPLPECDENYCWILTSRGKKSIALDVRRPEGRAVAMDLVRGADVFITNLHPSVLAKLGMRYEDVAPANPRLIYAHATGYGDAGEEVEKPGYDATAWWARSGLMDSVRPGGGDFGFATAGMGDNPSAAALFGAIALALFDRERTGRGRRVRTSLIANGAWSNSLLIQAALCGGKTYQVPPRSQSLNALVNSYVCADDRGLYLAMVQEAVEWSRLTDAIGRPDLRSDPRFAELAPRRANAPALVEILDPIFAAHPLSHWRAELDRHGVTFGIIARIDDLPDDPQMIANGVFRPVVGPGVRPGLRTVDSPIHLDGAPKRPATRAPEIGEHGRELLTRLGYSRERIDALVRDGVLREPTAS
- a CDS encoding CoA transferase codes for the protein MSDAAAALRQLWSLAGGDPDALSRMSLAGGDPVLPSSFRIATAAQASIAAAGLAAAELWRLRTGRAQAVTVDARAAAIEFRSERYLRVEGRAPAALWDPIAGLYRTRDGGTVRLHTNFAHHRARVIALLGCADDREAVQQALSSWDAEKFESEASAAGCVVAMLREHETWSRHPQARALEALPVFTIERIGDAAPRALGAGERPLSGLRVLDLTRVIAGPVCGRTLAAHGADVLRIASPALPSIEWLVIDSGRGKRSAFVDLETADGRASLSRLLERADVFAQGYRPGAIARHGFSPEDAARIRPGIVYVSLSAYGHVGPWSEKRGFDSLVQTATGFNCDEGRAAGIDGPKELPAQALDHASGQLMAFGALMARLRQAREGGSWHVRVSLAQTGGWIRSLGRVDGGLGARDLALEDVADRIDESDAAFGRLRAVRHAAELSETPPRYARPAAKLGTHEPIWEDES